From the genome of Pseudarthrobacter sp. NIBRBAC000502772:
CCGTCCGCCACGGGGAAGATGTTGATGGCATTGAGGCGGTCGCTGTGGTTGGCAATGGCGGTTTCAGCCTTGTCCAACCACCGCTTCATCGCTTGCGCGTTGGCGGCAACCTTAGTCTGCAAAGTGATCCCATCCCCCGGTGCCAACGGCGTGGCCCGCAATTGTGACGCCCGGAAGTGTGGCGCTTCCCAAGGCTTGTACTGAGCCTATCGCAGTGAATCCGGCAGGCAGCTGAACGCCGGCCGGGAATGTGGCCAGCAGCCCGTGGTCCTCTCCCCCGCCCAGCACCCAGGCCATGGGGTCAGTTCTGAGAAGGTCCGACGCCGGACGCAGGACTTCCGCGAGAGGCTTCAATGCCGCGGGGTCAAGGTCAAGGACGACGCCGCTGGCGGCGGCGAGGCGGCCGCCGTCGCGCACCAGGCCGTCCGATATATCCAGCATGGCAGTGGCTCCGGCTGACCTGGCCAGCGGCCCCGCGGACAGTGGCGGCCGTGGCCTGCACTGCACTGCCACGAGCGCCCATTGCGCGGGCACCAGGGATTGCACAGCAGCCTCTGCTTCCAGGAGCGCAAGCCCGGCCGCGGCCCTGCCCACCGTACCGGCCAGGGCCACAACGTCGCCCGCACGGGCCCCCGACCGCAGGACCGCGTTGCCGCCAGCCAATGTGCCCAGCACGGCGACCGTCACGGAGATTTCCCTGCCGCGGCCCAAATCGCCCCCCGCCACCGAACAGTCTGTTGCCCCGAGTTCCCTGATTCCCGCTGTCAAGCCGTCGGCCAGGTCCGCCACCCAGCTGACAGGGGTGTCGGGCGGCAACGTGAGGCTCACCACCAGCGACGTGGCCACGCCGCCCATGGCGTTGATATCGCTGAGGTTCTGCGCCGCCGCCTTCCAGCCGACGTCGAAGCCCGTGGTGCGGTACCCGTTGGGCCATTGGAGCCGGAAGTCCTGGTCCTGCACCTGGGTATCGATGCTGATTACTGTCCTGCCATCCGGAACGGCGATAATGGCGGCATCGTCCCCCGGGCCAAGCAGGGTTGCCGAACTGTACGTTCCGGCCATTTCCAGCCGCGGAAAGATCCGGGCCAGTAGTTCGGCTTCGGACAGCGCGGCGACAGTCAGCGTTTCTTCAGTCAACGGAATTTCAGGCACGCCCCTACGCTACAGCGCGGCGCCGACATTGCTGGTCCGCCCCTTGTTGTGGAGGTCCTCACGACGGGCGTCCGGTCCTTCCTGCGTCCCGCTCCATGTGGCGGCGACGCTAGGCTGGATGGATGCGCAATCCCCGTTTTCCCTTGCCTGTCCGCGTGTCCGGAATCCTGCTGACCGCGGCCCTCGCTGGAGCCGCTTTGTCCGCCTGTGCCCCGACTGTGGATGTCACCGCCGCAGGCGACGCGGCGAACCCGGCCTGCGCTCCGATGATGGTGGCCCTTCCGGACGCCATCGGCGACGCTGTCCTGCGGAAAACCAACAGCCAGGCCACCGCCGCCTGGGGGACCCGTCTCAGGTGATCCTGCGCTGCGGCGTCAACGTTCCAGGCCCAACGACGGACCGGTGCGTGAGTGTCAACGGCATCGACTGGGTTATCAAGGAGGGCGATCCGGTGTGGACGCTGACTACCTTCGGCCGCGAACCCGCCACGGAAATCCTGATGGATCCGGAGAAGATCAGCTCCGCAACTGTCCTGGCGGATCTTTCCGCCTCAGCCGGAAAGATCCCGGCCAGCCGGAACTGCGTGGGTCAGGAAGACCTGCAGAACATGCCGTCCAGTCAGTAGGGTCCCGGTGGTGGGCCCACGCCGGCAGGGTTCCCTGGCCGAAGCGGAGCGAGGTTAGGGGACCGGTGGGGACCGGTCAGCGCAGGCCTGTCTTCCGGTTCAAGGCCAGATGGATCAGCTCATCAATCAGGTCCGCGTAGTTCAGGCCTGATGCTGCCCACATCTGCGGGTACATGCTTTTGGGCGTGAACCCGGGCATAGTGTTGATCTCGTTGATGATCAGTTCGCCGTCGGGCGTGTAGAAGAAGTCCACGCGGCTCAGGCCTTCCGCACCCACAGCGTCGAAGGCAGCTGCCGCGAGTTCCCGGACCCGCACGATGGCTTCCTCAGGAATGTCGGCGGGGCAGCTCAGCGCGGCGGCGTCGTCCTCAACATACTTCGCGTTGAAATCGTAGAATTCGTGCGTTCCGGCGGCGACGGAAATTTCGCCCGGCATGGACGTCCGGGGGGAATCGGTCCCGCGTCCTTCCAGGACCGCGCACTCAATCTCTCGCCCGACGATGCCGGCCTCGATGACCAGTTTGAGGTCGTGGCGCCGGGCTTCCTCGACGGCGGCGTCGAGTCCCTCGAGCGAGTCCACTTTGGAGATCCCCATGGACGAACCCGCCCGCGCCGGCTTGACGAACACGGGAAAGCCGAGCTGGTCCACCTGTTTGCGGACGGCCTCCGCGTCCTTGACCCACTGACGGTCCGTGACGGCAATGTAGGGCCCCACGTGCAGCCCGGCGGCCTCGAACACAACTTTCATGTAGTGCTTGTCCATGCCCACAGCCGACGCAAGCACGCCGGCGCCGACGTAGCGGGTGTCGGACAGTTCCAAGAGTCCTTGGATGGTGCCGTCCTCGCCAAAGGGACCGTGAAGCAGCGGAAACACAACGTCCACCGTGCCGAGTTCCAGCGGGACCTGGTTCGGTGAGGTGACGATCAGCTGGTGCTCGCCGCCGACCTCAGCCAGTGTCACCGTTTCCGACGACGGCACGACCTCCGGCAGAGACGACGCGGACAGCGACCACTGGGCGGTATCCCCCGCAACCAGCACCCACTGCCCGGATTTGGCGATGCCGATGGGGATGACATCGTACTTGTCTTTGTTGATGGCGCCCAGGACGCCGGCGGCGGTCACGCAGCTCACGGCATGTTCACTGGACCGGCCACCAAAGAGGACCGCGACGCGGGGTTTGGCCCGGGGGGCGGAGTCCGCTGCGGTCAGGTTTTCATCGGACATCGTCAGTAATCGCCTTCGGGTTTCAGGTCCCGGGCCAGCAGCAGCGGCCCCAGTTGGTCAACGGACAGTTTGCCGGCCAGGACGGCTACGACGGCGGCGGTGATGGGCATGTCGACGCCCAGTTTCCCCGCTAGCTCGTGCACGGCCTGGCCGGATTTGATGCCTTCGGCTGTTTGGGTCATCTTCAGTGCCAGCTCGTCAAGAGTGAGTCCCTGGCCCAGCAACCGGCCGGCCGTATGGTTTCGCGACAGAGGCGAGGAACACGTCGCCACCAGATCCCCCAGGCCCGCCAGCCCGGCCATGGTCCGTGCCTCGCCACCGAGGGCAAGGGCGAGCCTGGATGTTTCGGCCAAGCCTCGGGTGATCACGGAGGCCTTAGTGTTGTCCCCCATCTGTTTACCTTCACAGATGCCCACGGCCAGCGCTATGACGTTCTTGACGATGCCGCCAATTTCCACGCCGACGACATCCGCCGTGGTGTACGGACGGAAGTACGGTGCGGTGCAGCTCCTCGCGATCCAGCCCGCGGCCGCCGCATCGGAACAGGCCACCACAGAAGCAGTCGGTTCCTCCCGGGCGATCTCCATGGCCAGGTTGGGACCGGAAACCACGGCAATGCGGTCCTTGGGAATCCCCAGTTCGTCGCTGATCACCTCACTCATCCGGGAGTCCGTGCCGAGCTCCAGGCCCTTCATCAGGGACACCACCATGGCGTCAGCGGCGATCAGCGGCTTCCATTCACGGAGCTGGAGTCGCAGTGACTGGGCAGGAACGGCCAGGACCACCAGGTCCGCGCCCGCCAGCACCTCGCTGACGTCTGTGGACGCTGTGATGCTGGGCGGCAGCTCTGTGTCCTTCAGGTACTGGACGTTTCGGTGCGTGCTGTTGATCTGCTCCACTACTTCGCTGCGCCGGCCCCAGATCCGGATGCTCCGCTGTTCCCCGGCTGCCCGAGCCGCATCGGCGAGGATCTTGGCGAACGTTGTACCCCAGGAACCGGCGCCCAGGACGGCGACAGACCGGGCGGAGCCCTGACGGCTTCCGTCAGCCATCAGGTGGCATCCGCAGCGTCGTCAGGATTGCCACGCTCAACGAAGCGACCGTGCGTGGCTTGATTGTGCTTGGAAGGGTCCCAGCGTTCGGCGGGAGGCTCCTCCCCGCGGATGTCGGCCAGCAAACCGGTCACGGCATCCATGATCTTCTCGGTAGCCGCGGTCAGCGTTGCTTTGTCCAGCGGCCGGCCCATGAACTGGCTGAGGTCAACGGGCTTGCCCACCATCACCCGGGACGTCCTGCGCGGGAAAAGGTGGAACCGCTTCGCATAACGCGGGAACACCTCATGGGCGCCCCAGTGCGCGATCGGCACCACGGGAATGCCGCCTTCCAAGGCAAGGCGGGCAGCGCCGGTGTGGCCCTTCATCGGCCACAGCGCAGGATCGCGGGTGAGTGTACCTTCGGGGTAGATAATGATGGCCCCGCCGTCCGCCACAATCTCCTGGGCGAGCTGCAGCGAGCGGTTCGCTCCCGCCGTCGAGCGTTCCACCGGGATCTGCCGGGTGGCCCGCAGGACCGCGCCCAGGACCGGAACCTTGAACAGCCCGGCCTTCGCCAGGAAGTGCGGGGCGCGGTTCTGGTTGTAGAGAATGTGCCCCACGATCAGCGGATCGATTTCCGTGCAATGGTTGGGCGCGGCAATGAACCCGCCGGCGGGGAGGTTCTCGAGGCCTTCCCACTTCTTGTTCATCATTGCGTTCAGCACCGTGCGCACTATGGCCGCGACCACAACGAAAGTGGCCCGGCTCTTGGCCGTTTCCTTCACGTACCCACCGCTACTTTGTCGAGGTGATGTCGAAGTCGGCGCCGAGGCCGGACAGCTTTTCGGTGAAACGTTCGTAGCCGCGGTTGATGATGTCGATCCCGGTCACGCGCGACGTGCCTGAAGCGGCCAGCGCCGCGATCAGGTGGCTGAAGCCGCCACGCAGGTCCGGTACGTCGATGTCGGTGCCCTTGAGCTGGGTAGGACCGGAGATGACAGCGGAGTGGAGGAAGTTGCGCTGGCCGAAGCGGCACGGCACGCTGCCCAGGCACTCGCGGTGCACCTGGATGCTGGCTCCCATCCGGATGAGCGCATCGGTGAAGCCGAACCTGTTTTCATAGACGGTCTCGTGGACGATCGACACACCTTCGGCCTGGGTCAGGGCCACCACCAGCGGCTGCTGCCAGTCGGTCATAAAGCCGGGGTGCACATCCGTTTCCAGGACCAGCGGGTTGAGCTTGCCACCCCGGTGGTAGAAGCGGATGCCGTCCTCGCCGATGTCCATGCCGCCGCCCACCTTCCGGTAGGTGTTCAGGAACGTCATCATGTCCCGCTGCGAGGCGCCTTCGACGAAGATGTCACCGCGGGTCACCAGCGCTGCCGAAGCCCACGACGCCGATTCGTTGCGGTCCGAAAGGGCACGGTGGTTGTAGCCGCCCAGGTCCCGGACGCCTTCAATGCGGATGGTCCGGTCGGTCTGGACGCTGATGATGGCGCCCATCTTCTGCAGCACGGCAATGAGGTCGATGATCTCAGGCTCGGTGGCGGCGCCGGAAAGCTCGGTGATCCCTTCGGCGCGGGTGGCGCTGAGCAGCACCTGCTCCGTGGCACCCACCGAGGGGTAGGGCAGATTGATCTTGGCGCCATGCAGGCCCTTTGGAGCCGAGATGTGAATGCCGCCCGGGCGCTTTTCCACCACGGCGCCGAACTGGCGGAGCACGTTCAGGTGGTAGTCGATGGGCCGGTCACCGATCTTGCAGCCGCCAAGGTCCGGAATGAAGGCCTCACCGATCGCATGGATCAGGGGTCCGCAGAGCAGGATGGGGATGCGCGAATCACCGGCGTGGGCATCGATCGCCGTGCTCGGGGCGGTTTTGGCCGCCTTCGGATCCAGGGTGAGGTCACCGCTGACGGGATCCTTGACCACCGTCACTCCGTGCAGCTGCAGGAGCGAGGTGACAACCTCGACGTCCTTGATCTCCGGAACGTTCCGCAACACCGACGGCTCGTTGCCCAATAATGCTGCCACCATGGCCTTGGGAACAAGGTTTTTGGCCCCCCGGACGCTGACGCGGCCTGTAAGCGGGACTCCGCCGCGGATTGTCAGAACACTACTCATATACCGGTTTCCTTACGATTACTCGCCCCAAAATCCTTGCAAAGGCTCCAGCTAAGCATAGGAGGTTGCGTTACCGAACCGAAATACGGGCGCCGAAAGCCTCCGGCGCGGCGCCGTACAGGCGGCTCCGTCCGGGGCGGGAAATTCCGCGCTCCCGCTCAGGAAAGGCGGGCCGGAAGCGTTGTGGGCATAAAGGCCGGACGGGTGGCCTCGAAGGCAGTGATGTCATCTTCGTGCTGGAGTGTCAGGCCAATGTCGTCCAGGCCCTCCAGGAGGCGCCAGCGCGTGTAATCGTCGATTTCAAAGGGTGCCACGATGGTGCCGCAGATGACAGTCTTGGAGACGAGATCAACGGTGACTTCGGTGCCGGGAGCGTTCTCGAGCTCTTTCCAGATC
Proteins encoded in this window:
- the thiL gene encoding thiamine-phosphate kinase — its product is MAGTYSSATLLGPGDDAAIIAVPDGRTVISIDTQVQDQDFRLQWPNGYRTTGFDVGWKAAAQNLSDINAMGGVATSLVVSLTLPPDTPVSWVADLADGLTAGIRELGATDCSVAGGDLGRGREISVTVAVLGTLAGGNAVLRSGARAGDVVALAGTVGRAAAGLALLEAEAAVQSLVPAQWALVAVQCRPRPPLSAGPLARSAGATAMLDISDGLVRDGGRLAAASGVVLDLDPAALKPLAEVLRPASDLLRTDPMAWVLGGGEDHGLLATFPAGVQLPAGFTAIGSVQALGSATLPGVTIAGHAVGTGGWDHFAD
- a CDS encoding D-alanine--D-alanine ligase family protein, translated to MSDENLTAADSAPRAKPRVAVLFGGRSSEHAVSCVTAAGVLGAINKDKYDVIPIGIAKSGQWVLVAGDTAQWSLSASSLPEVVPSSETVTLAEVGGEHQLIVTSPNQVPLELGTVDVVFPLLHGPFGEDGTIQGLLELSDTRYVGAGVLASAVGMDKHYMKVVFEAAGLHVGPYIAVTDRQWVKDAEAVRKQVDQLGFPVFVKPARAGSSMGISKVDSLEGLDAAVEEARRHDLKLVIEAGIVGREIECAVLEGRGTDSPRTSMPGEISVAAGTHEFYDFNAKYVEDDAAALSCPADIPEEAIVRVRELAAAAFDAVGAEGLSRVDFFYTPDGELIINEINTMPGFTPKSMYPQMWAASGLNYADLIDELIHLALNRKTGLR
- the murA gene encoding UDP-N-acetylglucosamine 1-carboxyvinyltransferase, with translation MSSVLTIRGGVPLTGRVSVRGAKNLVPKAMVAALLGNEPSVLRNVPEIKDVEVVTSLLQLHGVTVVKDPVSGDLTLDPKAAKTAPSTAIDAHAGDSRIPILLCGPLIHAIGEAFIPDLGGCKIGDRPIDYHLNVLRQFGAVVEKRPGGIHISAPKGLHGAKINLPYPSVGATEQVLLSATRAEGITELSGAATEPEIIDLIAVLQKMGAIISVQTDRTIRIEGVRDLGGYNHRALSDRNESASWASAALVTRGDIFVEGASQRDMMTFLNTYRKVGGGMDIGEDGIRFYHRGGKLNPLVLETDVHPGFMTDWQQPLVVALTQAEGVSIVHETVYENRFGFTDALIRMGASIQVHRECLGSVPCRFGQRNFLHSAVISGPTQLKGTDIDVPDLRGGFSHLIAALAASGTSRVTGIDIINRGYERFTEKLSGLGADFDITSTK
- a CDS encoding 1-acyl-sn-glycerol-3-phosphate acyltransferase; this encodes MKETAKSRATFVVVAAIVRTVLNAMMNKKWEGLENLPAGGFIAAPNHCTEIDPLIVGHILYNQNRAPHFLAKAGLFKVPVLGAVLRATRQIPVERSTAGANRSLQLAQEIVADGGAIIIYPEGTLTRDPALWPMKGHTGAARLALEGGIPVVPIAHWGAHEVFPRYAKRFHLFPRRTSRVMVGKPVDLSQFMGRPLDKATLTAATEKIMDAVTGLLADIRGEEPPAERWDPSKHNQATHGRFVERGNPDDAADAT
- a CDS encoding NAD(P)H-dependent glycerol-3-phosphate dehydrogenase codes for the protein MADGSRQGSARSVAVLGAGSWGTTFAKILADAARAAGEQRSIRIWGRRSEVVEQINSTHRNVQYLKDTELPPSITASTDVSEVLAGADLVVLAVPAQSLRLQLREWKPLIAADAMVVSLMKGLELGTDSRMSEVISDELGIPKDRIAVVSGPNLAMEIAREEPTASVVACSDAAAAGWIARSCTAPYFRPYTTADVVGVEIGGIVKNVIALAVGICEGKQMGDNTKASVITRGLAETSRLALALGGEARTMAGLAGLGDLVATCSSPLSRNHTAGRLLGQGLTLDELALKMTQTAEGIKSGQAVHELAGKLGVDMPITAAVVAVLAGKLSVDQLGPLLLARDLKPEGDY